One window of the Bacillota bacterium genome contains the following:
- a CDS encoding monovalent cation/H(+) antiporter subunit G, producing the protein MIFFAGGAFFLMAGVIGFLRLPDVYTRMHAVGKCDTLGSGLIILGLMMIADSYLAIMKLAVVLLLIAVINPVVTHLIAKVSYERGVRMTEGSFILDRYNGSGDRQDEKMKTGEGS; encoded by the coding sequence ATGATATTTTTTGCAGGCGGGGCCTTCTTTCTGATGGCAGGTGTGATCGGGTTTCTACGTTTACCCGACGTATATACAAGGATGCATGCTGTCGGTAAATGCGATACGCTCGGTTCCGGTTTGATCATTTTGGGCTTGATGATGATTGCGGACAGTTACCTGGCCATCATGAAACTGGCGGTTGTTCTGTTGCTGATTGCCGTGATCAACCCTGTCGTTACTCACCTCATTGCCAAGGTTTCTTACGAGCGAGGCGTGAGGATGACCGAGGGGAGTTTTATTCTTGATCGCTACAATGGGTCAGGCGACAGGCAGGATGAAAAGATGAAGACAGGGGAGGGATCTTGA
- a CDS encoding DUF4040 domain-containing protein, translating to MQEPIIFFLFLVLLVSTLAIFFFEDLLYVAIIFGAFSMTMALIWQQLNTPDIAITEAAVGIAVTFITITIVTKIGRKPS from the coding sequence ATGCAGGAACCAATCATATTTTTTCTTTTTCTGGTGCTGCTGGTAAGCACACTGGCCATATTTTTTTTCGAAGACCTCCTTTATGTGGCAATCATTTTCGGTGCATTCAGCATGACCATGGCTTTGATCTGGCAACAGCTGAATACGCCTGACATAGCAATCACGGAGGCCGCCGTTGGTATCGCGGTTACCTTCATTACCATTACGATAGTGACGAAGATCGGGAGGAAGCCTTCATGA
- a CDS encoding monovalent cation/H+ antiporter subunit D family protein: MPDASQLIVWSIFLPIAGSILLSLFPEKSDRLRNAMSFFISIVTAASVIFILMAVLNGRTPEFSILTLAPGLELSFKVDPFSILFGTIASVLWVFATLYSFGYMAHEHKRRRYFVFFMMSLGVTVGIAFAANLITLYLFYEFLTICTYPLVIHSENEESQAAGFKYLVYSFIGAAFVLLAMVMTYHHTGTLDFTQGGIVAATSESAFLWQAIFVCFILGFGIKAAIMPLHAWLPAAMAAPTPVSALLHAVAVVKSGVFCLIRVMYSIYGTDTLAHLDLGLLLAVIVCITIIIASIIALKQDVLKKRLAYSTISQLGYITLGGALLTSMGLAGGLLHMINHALLKITLFFCAGAIITVTGKEKISELRGVGKRMPLTMLAFAIGSIGMIGILPVNGFISKWYLIVGSLDLRYYLVAVVLLASALLNAAYFAPIVISAFFRKGDFEEAPGMEAPLSMLVPIVILAITCIAFGVQINFYVPFVEKIAAYLL, from the coding sequence ATGCCGGATGCATCTCAGTTGATAGTTTGGTCAATATTTTTACCGATTGCAGGTTCCATATTGCTAAGCCTGTTTCCCGAAAAATCCGATCGGCTGAGAAATGCAATGTCTTTTTTTATCAGCATTGTTACTGCTGCCAGCGTGATTTTTATCCTCATGGCCGTTCTCAATGGTCGAACCCCGGAGTTTTCCATCCTGACCCTTGCCCCGGGGCTGGAATTGTCTTTCAAGGTCGATCCTTTTTCCATTCTTTTCGGAACCATCGCCTCGGTGTTGTGGGTTTTTGCAACGCTTTATTCGTTCGGTTACATGGCGCATGAACATAAACGCAGACGCTACTTTGTTTTTTTCATGATGTCTCTGGGTGTCACGGTGGGCATTGCTTTTGCTGCCAATCTGATCACCCTTTATCTATTCTATGAGTTTCTGACAATCTGTACCTATCCCCTGGTCATTCACTCCGAGAACGAGGAATCGCAGGCTGCCGGCTTCAAATACCTGGTATACAGTTTTATCGGGGCGGCCTTCGTTCTTCTGGCCATGGTCATGACCTATCACCATACGGGGACGCTTGATTTTACCCAGGGGGGTATAGTTGCCGCCACTTCGGAAAGCGCCTTTTTGTGGCAGGCCATTTTTGTCTGTTTCATTCTGGGGTTTGGTATCAAAGCCGCTATCATGCCCCTGCACGCATGGCTGCCCGCCGCCATGGCCGCACCCACTCCCGTGAGTGCCCTGTTGCATGCAGTGGCGGTGGTGAAGTCGGGGGTATTCTGTCTGATCAGGGTGATGTATTCCATTTATGGAACGGATACCCTGGCTCATCTTGACCTGGGCTTATTGCTGGCCGTCATCGTTTGTATTACCATCATCATTGCATCTATCATTGCTTTGAAGCAGGATGTATTGAAAAAACGCCTGGCATATTCCACGATAAGCCAGCTGGGTTACATTACACTTGGCGGTGCCTTGCTGACATCCATGGGGTTGGCAGGAGGGCTGCTGCATATGATCAATCATGCTTTGCTCAAGATCACCCTCTTTTTCTGCGCCGGGGCTATTATCACCGTTACCGGCAAGGAAAAAATCAGCGAACTGCGTGGGGTGGGTAAACGAATGCCGTTGACCATGTTGGCCTTTGCCATAGGGAGTATAGGCATGATAGGAATTTTACCGGTGAACGGTTTCATTTCAAAATGGTACCTTATTGTAGGCAGTCTGGACCTGCGCTACTATCTGGTGGCCGTCGTGCTGCTGGCCAGCGCACTGCTCAATGCCGCCTATTTTGCCCCCATTGTCATCTCTGCATTTTTCCGCAAGGGGGATTTCGAGGAGGCACCCGGCATGGAAGCTCCTTTGAGCATGTTGGTACCTATAGTTATTCTTGCAATTACCTGTATCGCTTTCGGTGTTCAGATAAATTTCTATGTACCTTTTGTAGAAAAGATAGCCGCTTACTTGTTGTAG
- a CDS encoding proton-conducting membrane transporter, with product MGGQEVFTSVLPIWVVVIPLLTTLLLVVFSRLAWARHAVALVGTALTMGAVIGMWPRIMGAKQVLVFEIPLFISPLNLFFRVDALGLIVALIASLVWLAATIYAVSYMDHEKNQGRFFVFLALTLVGTIGVPLAGDLLTLLLFFEIMTLASYVLVVHNQSDEAVSAGNLYLYMGIFGGLSLLMGIGIIFHITGSVAIRPMMEPFGAFSTFHLIAMVLLILGFGIKAGMAPLHIWLPRAHPIAPSPASALLSGIMIKTGAYGIIRTVNMLFTPSADRFQLAQLGEQFAALWPDLARVGMIMIWVGIVTMFFGAVSAMLQDNIKRMLACSSISQMGYIITGVGAAAYLGYNGAMGLAGSSFHILNHALFKSSLFLVAGVIVYALGELDMRELGGLARRMPFSMAVALIASFGIVGIPLFNGYSSKTLLHHALVEAHHLENLFALQVAEWIFILTSACTACYFIKFLYYTFFRKSGRIYAGLKEPPLMKVGMGMLGITMLVFGVFPNLILDKCILPVLDGFMFDPIYIEQHLKGINFWVLEDIGSVAITLGLGIVIYWLASKTNFFRIRIPQWLTQEYIGYNIGRGAVAIWGLVTIVVNFVLNIFARIFGAIYRATFRLLQGLDYRPRLPIYRAINFGNIDFDIFLVLLVLGAVLFCLFYLQFGI from the coding sequence ATGGGCGGGCAGGAAGTATTTACCTCGGTGTTGCCGATATGGGTGGTTGTAATACCACTCCTTACAACATTGTTGCTTGTTGTTTTTTCACGCCTGGCCTGGGCACGCCATGCCGTTGCCCTGGTAGGAACGGCGCTTACCATGGGTGCCGTTATCGGTATGTGGCCCCGGATCATGGGAGCAAAACAGGTTCTCGTTTTCGAGATACCGCTTTTCATCTCTCCGCTCAACCTTTTCTTCAGGGTGGATGCGCTGGGCCTCATCGTGGCTCTCATAGCCTCGCTGGTCTGGTTGGCTGCTACGATTTACGCTGTCAGTTACATGGATCATGAGAAGAACCAGGGAAGATTTTTCGTATTCCTGGCATTGACCCTTGTTGGTACCATCGGTGTCCCGCTGGCCGGCGATCTGCTGACATTGTTGTTGTTTTTTGAAATCATGACTTTGGCATCATACGTCCTCGTGGTTCACAATCAATCCGATGAAGCGGTAAGCGCCGGCAACCTCTATCTGTACATGGGGATCTTCGGGGGATTATCGCTCCTGATGGGGATCGGGATAATTTTTCATATTACAGGTTCAGTTGCCATCAGGCCGATGATGGAGCCTTTCGGCGCTTTCTCCACTTTCCATCTGATCGCCATGGTCTTGTTGATACTGGGTTTTGGTATCAAAGCGGGAATGGCCCCGTTGCACATCTGGTTGCCGAGAGCACACCCCATTGCTCCTTCCCCGGCAAGTGCACTTCTTTCGGGGATCATGATCAAGACCGGGGCTTACGGAATTATTCGTACCGTGAACATGCTCTTTACCCCTTCAGCCGACCGTTTTCAACTGGCCCAGCTGGGTGAACAGTTTGCTGCACTCTGGCCAGATCTGGCTCGTGTGGGCATGATCATGATCTGGGTGGGGATCGTTACCATGTTTTTCGGGGCGGTTTCCGCCATGTTGCAAGACAATATCAAAAGGATGCTTGCCTGCAGCAGCATCAGTCAGATGGGATACATCATCACGGGGGTGGGGGCTGCGGCATATCTTGGCTACAATGGAGCGATGGGGTTGGCCGGTTCTTCTTTCCATATACTCAACCACGCTCTTTTCAAATCATCACTTTTTCTTGTAGCCGGGGTGATCGTCTATGCGCTGGGGGAACTGGACATGCGTGAATTGGGGGGACTGGCCCGCAGGATGCCGTTCAGCATGGCCGTGGCGCTGATTGCTTCTTTTGGCATTGTCGGTATACCTCTTTTCAATGGTTATTCAAGCAAGACTCTTTTGCATCATGCGCTGGTAGAAGCACACCATCTCGAAAACCTTTTCGCCTTGCAGGTTGCGGAATGGATATTCATCCTGACAAGTGCCTGCACGGCCTGCTATTTTATCAAATTCCTCTATTATACATTTTTCCGTAAAAGTGGCCGGATCTATGCCGGGCTCAAGGAGCCCCCGTTGATGAAGGTGGGGATGGGGATGCTGGGTATAACCATGTTGGTTTTCGGGGTTTTCCCCAACCTGATTCTGGATAAATGTATCTTGCCGGTTCTTGATGGCTTCATGTTCGATCCGATCTACATCGAACAACATCTGAAGGGGATAAATTTCTGGGTGCTTGAAGATATCGGGTCTGTAGCGATTACCCTGGGTTTGGGGATCGTCATCTACTGGCTGGCATCGAAAACGAATTTTTTCCGCATACGGATTCCGCAATGGTTGACCCAGGAATATATCGGCTACAATATTGGCCGCGGAGCAGTGGCAATATGGGGATTGGTGACTATTGTTGTAAATTTTGTGCTGAATATCTTCGCACGGATTTTTGGTGCTATCTATAGAGCAACATTCAGGCTGCTTCAAGGGCTGGATTACCGGCCCCGTTTGCCGATTTATCGTGCTATCAATTTCGGGAATATTGACTTTGACATTTTCCTGGTTCTGCTTGTTCTGGGAGCAGTTCTTTTCTGCCTGTTTTACCTGCAATTTGGCATATGA
- a CDS encoding YafY family transcriptional regulator: MGSGGVEATPIKKSERVLQTLKLIQEKDGIKAREIARELQVGTRTVYRYIEDLRKMGIKIEASSGAAGGYISKGHPALKALTFTGLEATAILLASHVLARTDGIPLRKDLENALEKITGATKPEGKKYLRLLKPKISILVDYIKNYNPWENIFSMLNEAMMYQQTVNIKYHSFSSQKFSERKVNPYHIFFRDGAWYIIAYCFQRQELRTFRLDRIHGAELTEDNFEIDRDFNIDKYFEHSWRLARGEAINVKVRIYSPISFLIMESEWHPTQKIKHLDDDSLIFEVTVEGTWEIKKWIMGWGEHAVVLEPPELRDEIGAELRNMVKNYERQDG; the protein is encoded by the coding sequence TTGGGGTCCGGCGGGGTAGAGGCAACTCCAATAAAAAAGTCGGAGCGGGTACTGCAGACTTTGAAATTGATACAGGAGAAAGATGGGATCAAGGCCAGAGAGATTGCCCGGGAATTGCAGGTCGGGACACGGACAGTTTATCGTTACATAGAAGACTTGCGCAAGATGGGTATCAAAATCGAGGCATCCAGCGGGGCAGCCGGAGGTTATATCTCGAAGGGGCACCCGGCTTTGAAGGCGTTGACTTTCACTGGATTGGAAGCTACGGCCATCCTGCTCGCTTCACATGTATTGGCCAGAACCGATGGCATTCCCTTGAGAAAAGATCTGGAGAATGCCCTGGAGAAGATAACCGGGGCTACAAAACCGGAGGGCAAGAAATATCTGCGTTTGTTGAAACCAAAAATAAGTATTCTTGTAGATTATATAAAAAATTACAATCCGTGGGAAAACATTTTCTCCATGCTCAATGAGGCGATGATGTACCAGCAGACCGTCAACATAAAATATCATTCATTCTCTTCACAAAAATTTTCGGAACGGAAAGTAAATCCCTATCACATTTTTTTCCGCGACGGGGCATGGTATATCATTGCTTACTGTTTCCAGAGGCAGGAATTGCGCACTTTCCGTCTGGATCGAATCCATGGGGCTGAATTGACCGAAGATAATTTTGAGATAGACAGGGATTTCAATATCGACAAGTATTTTGAACATTCATGGAGGTTGGCTAGAGGTGAGGCCATAAATGTCAAGGTTAGAATTTATTCCCCCATCAGTTTTCTTATCATGGAATCCGAGTGGCATCCCACCCAGAAAATCAAGCACCTTGATGATGACAGCTTGATATTCGAGGTAACGGTGGAAGGCACCTGGGAGATAAAAAAATGGATTATGGGGTGGGGGGAACATGCGGTGGTTCTAGAACCGCCGGAATTGAGAGATGAGATAGGGGCTGAATTGCGGAATATGGTCAAAAATTATGAGCGTCAGGATGGCTGA
- a CDS encoding nitroreductase, which translates to MELKEIIRRRRSIRRYKEEPLPHDVIEELLLAARAAPSATNRQPWRFVVVRDKDLKNHLGEAITQSFVTRASVIVVCCIDRRSFTRGVLQKRVEELVSAGVMEREVAELLYQRKMPEKTEEVGIPVSAYIDMGIAIEHIILLAADMGIGSCWVRMFDEEKLSSILNLPSRLTPVAIIPLGYPAEDPPARPRLPLHEIVWKVGEKGDMPD; encoded by the coding sequence TTGGAATTGAAGGAAATAATCCGGAGAAGAAGAAGTATCAGGCGTTACAAAGAGGAACCTCTACCCCATGATGTGATTGAAGAGCTGCTGCTGGCGGCGCGGGCGGCCCCTTCGGCTACCAATCGTCAACCATGGCGTTTTGTTGTCGTCAGGGACAAAGACCTGAAGAACCACCTCGGCGAAGCTATCACCCAATCCTTTGTTACCAGAGCTTCGGTGATCGTGGTTTGCTGTATTGACCGCCGTTCCTTTACCCGCGGTGTTCTTCAAAAAAGGGTGGAAGAATTGGTTTCCGCCGGAGTCATGGAACGAGAGGTGGCCGAATTGTTGTATCAACGGAAGATGCCGGAGAAGACGGAGGAAGTTGGCATACCGGTTTCCGCTTACATCGATATGGGTATCGCCATAGAACACATCATACTGCTTGCTGCCGACATGGGAATAGGGAGTTGCTGGGTGCGTATGTTCGATGAAGAGAAATTATCTTCCATCCTGAATTTGCCATCCCGGTTGACTCCTGTGGCGATTATTCCATTGGGCTATCCGGCAGAGGACCCCCCGGCGCGGCCTCGCCTTCCCTTGCATGAGATCGTCTGGAAAGTGGGAGAAAAAGGGGATATGCCGGATTGA
- a CDS encoding carbohydrate-binding protein: MHLDDRISMEPGNPRRGQKVSIEYRGLLAQSGADNIWMHCGFDGWKNAMDIPMNQSMQKTFSCDAKIQGKREMNFCFKDSADNWDNNSGNDWTCRIS; encoded by the coding sequence ATGCACCTGGACGATCGTATTTCCATGGAACCGGGCAACCCCCGCCGTGGACAGAAAGTGAGCATCGAGTACCGTGGACTGCTGGCGCAAAGCGGTGCCGACAACATCTGGATGCACTGCGGTTTTGATGGATGGAAAAACGCAATGGATATCCCCATGAACCAGTCCATGCAGAAAACGTTTTCCTGTGATGCAAAGATACAGGGTAAACGCGAGATGAACTTCTGTTTCAAGGACAGTGCTGACAACTGGGACAACAACAGCGGAAACGATTGGACATGCAGGATCAGTTAA
- a CDS encoding MBL fold metallo-hydrolase, with product MEKIKVKWFGHAMFMIEQKAFRIVTDPYSPEIGYPFPDINVSLVSVSHDHYDHNNVEGLKGNPVIVRDIAPLIYGPVSFEGLVTDHDEDGGSRRGKNIVFKWHIGGITFAHMGDYGEAELTDEQRLFLEPTDVLMIPVGGVYTIDAKKARDIVNAVSPRVAIPMHYKTPMLNIEIDSLDNFIKGLKNVKHMGKTLSLKKEDLPPATEIWVMESS from the coding sequence ATGGAAAAAATAAAAGTAAAATGGTTCGGTCATGCCATGTTCATGATTGAGCAGAAGGCTTTCAGGATCGTTACCGATCCGTATTCACCGGAAATAGGTTATCCTTTTCCCGATATAAATGTGTCGCTGGTTTCTGTAAGCCACGATCATTATGACCATAACAATGTTGAAGGCCTGAAAGGCAACCCCGTGATTGTCCGTGACATCGCACCGCTCATATACGGACCGGTCTCATTCGAGGGGCTGGTTACTGATCACGATGAAGATGGCGGATCCCGGAGGGGTAAAAACATTGTATTCAAGTGGCATATCGGAGGGATTACCTTTGCTCATATGGGTGATTACGGGGAAGCAGAACTGACTGATGAGCAGCGCCTTTTCCTTGAGCCGACTGATGTGTTGATGATCCCCGTGGGCGGGGTCTATACGATTGATGCGAAGAAAGCTCGTGACATAGTGAATGCTGTTTCACCAAGGGTAGCCATTCCGATGCACTACAAGACCCCCATGTTAAATATCGAAATAGACTCGCTTGACAACTTTATCAAGGGTCTGAAGAACGTTAAACATATGGGCAAAACGCTTTCACTCAAGAAGGAAGATCTCCCTCCCGCCACAGAAATCTGGGTCATGGAATCGAGCTAG
- a CDS encoding glycerophosphodiester phosphodiesterase, protein MAPFTMIVLCWQYAIDAGNMILVSKTTDKYRGVLMGRLKFIALVALDMLSLVAVFLLFVYLGMGYAILLCVGLLFLILGLYDLGTGRLSGLIHILFYKRKPALTQLRRGGVWNIIPLLMAGGIVCYSLPSVIAHGFVDPDWIPITGEYFLQFSFWLVGFGLFIIVVATGLYPEEKINDGGSLFMKAGKAVIKILVALILIVLFAAGIIMISFWCWTPDPMEAFYGDSKVLNFGHRGASGDAPENTIPSFQKAMELGADGIELDVMFSRDRELVVIHDYSVDRTTDGIGEVKNLTMDELRQLDAGAWFSADYSGTVIPTLAEVIEALDEDVLINIEIKSESPFSDGLEKAVVDLIARYDLYGRTIVSSFNPISLIRVKRADSRIGTGLIYSPDLPSFLSKGMLIPITKPDALHPRYDMVDEDYVARAHAKGYRISAWTVNEVEEMERLIELGVDGIITNYPGALEELNRGQID, encoded by the coding sequence ATGGCACCTTTCACCATGATTGTTCTCTGCTGGCAATATGCCATCGATGCAGGAAATATGATCCTGGTATCGAAAACAACAGATAAGTATCGAGGTGTATTGATGGGCCGCCTGAAATTTATTGCCCTTGTGGCTCTTGACATGTTATCCCTGGTAGCCGTTTTTTTGTTGTTTGTTTATCTGGGGATGGGGTACGCAATTCTCTTATGTGTGGGCCTGTTATTTCTGATCCTGGGGCTTTATGATCTCGGGACAGGGCGTCTGTCAGGGTTGATTCATATTTTATTTTACAAGCGGAAACCTGCCCTGACGCAACTGCGGCGGGGAGGGGTCTGGAATATCATTCCGCTTCTGATGGCGGGTGGGATTGTATGTTACAGTTTGCCGTCTGTCATTGCCCATGGTTTCGTGGATCCGGATTGGATCCCGATCACCGGAGAGTATTTTCTTCAGTTTTCCTTCTGGCTGGTCGGTTTTGGTTTATTTATCATAGTGGTGGCTACCGGTCTGTATCCGGAAGAAAAAATCAATGATGGGGGGAGTTTGTTCATGAAAGCCGGTAAGGCGGTAATAAAAATATTGGTGGCGTTGATCCTGATTGTTCTTTTTGCTGCCGGGATAATCATGATTTCATTCTGGTGCTGGACTCCGGATCCCATGGAGGCATTCTACGGTGATAGTAAAGTTTTGAATTTTGGCCATCGGGGTGCTTCCGGGGATGCACCTGAAAACACGATACCTTCTTTCCAGAAGGCAATGGAACTCGGTGCAGATGGGATTGAACTGGACGTCATGTTCAGCCGTGACAGGGAACTGGTAGTTATTCATGATTACAGTGTTGACAGGACTACCGATGGGATCGGGGAAGTAAAGAACCTGACCATGGACGAACTTCGCCAGCTGGATGCTGGTGCCTGGTTTTCTGCAGATTATTCCGGAACAGTTATTCCCACGCTGGCCGAGGTGATTGAGGCGCTGGACGAAGATGTTCTCATCAATATCGAGATCAAGAGTGAGTCTCCCTTCTCGGATGGCCTCGAGAAAGCTGTGGTTGATCTCATAGCCCGGTATGACCTTTATGGACGCACCATTGTATCCAGTTTCAATCCCATTTCTTTGATCAGGGTCAAAAGAGCGGACAGCCGTATTGGCACGGGGTTGATTTATTCCCCTGATCTTCCTTCTTTCCTGAGCAAGGGGATGCTCATTCCCATCACCAAACCCGATGCGCTGCATCCGCGTTACGACATGGTGGATGAAGATTATGTAGCCAGGGCGCATGCAAAAGGATATCGTATCAGTGCATGGACGGTAAATGAAGTGGAGGAAATGGAACGCCTGATTGAACTGGGGGTTGATGGGATAATCACCAACTACCCCGGCGCATTGGAGGAACTGAACCGGGGGCAAATCGACTAG
- the queG gene encoding tRNA epoxyqueuosine(34) reductase QueG: MSPVNDLIDYSNQIGIEITGIIEALPLAGLKSFLATRARTGLRSPFENSSLSARIDPRLLLPGCQSIICLALPYFIESSAPRSDNEGPCGKVARIARFRDYHEIAKNKARLLVNFMGRLFPRSFQYRLLVDREPLMERAFAYQTDGIIGENTFFISHRYGSWVILGLILLDIPLPAWPPTTRSRSCLECGRCRKACPTGALYAPYLLDPRRCLSYVTQARGVVPLSFRESLGSRIYGCDTCQEVCPLNKEIPPSPLKEISAAVFDDHTPLIPLLGIDRREFSRTFGQTAAGWRGIDLIRRNAIIALGNSRDHRGLKPLSDVFTRDPQPLIRLHAAWSIGQLGGPEAERILSRGLERETDQRVQEEIRSALQGKRGEPTSTD, encoded by the coding sequence ATGAGCCCTGTCAATGATCTTATCGACTATTCCAACCAGATAGGAATTGAAATAACCGGTATCATTGAAGCATTGCCCCTTGCTGGGCTGAAATCTTTCCTGGCCACACGGGCACGGACAGGATTGCGTTCACCTTTTGAAAACAGTTCCCTGTCAGCCAGAATCGATCCCCGGCTCCTTCTTCCCGGATGCCAAAGTATCATCTGCCTGGCACTGCCTTATTTCATAGAATCGTCAGCCCCCCGTTCCGATAATGAAGGGCCCTGCGGAAAGGTGGCACGGATAGCTCGATTCCGGGATTATCATGAAATTGCAAAAAATAAAGCCAGGCTTCTCGTCAATTTTATGGGTCGCCTGTTTCCTCGTTCTTTCCAGTACCGGCTCCTTGTCGACAGGGAGCCGCTGATGGAAAGAGCTTTTGCCTACCAGACAGATGGAATAATTGGTGAAAATACTTTTTTCATCAGCCACAGATACGGTTCATGGGTAATTTTAGGGCTGATCCTTCTTGATATCCCTCTTCCTGCATGGCCCCCAACCACCCGATCAAGGTCATGTCTCGAATGCGGGCGATGCAGAAAGGCCTGTCCTACAGGAGCACTTTATGCTCCTTACCTGCTTGATCCCCGGCGTTGCCTGTCCTACGTTACACAGGCCCGGGGCGTTGTCCCCCTTTCTTTCCGGGAATCCCTGGGGTCAAGGATATATGGTTGCGATACCTGCCAGGAAGTCTGCCCCCTCAACAAAGAAATACCGCCATCCCCGCTGAAGGAAATATCCGCAGCGGTATTTGACGATCATACACCGCTGATCCCGCTGCTCGGTATAGATCGGCGGGAATTCTCCCGCACTTTTGGACAGACCGCTGCCGGTTGGCGCGGCATTGACCTGATAAGAAGAAATGCCATCATTGCCCTCGGCAACAGCCGCGATCACAGGGGTTTGAAACCGCTGTCCGATGTTTTCACACGCGACCCCCAGCCACTGATACGATTGCACGCTGCCTGGTCCATCGGGCAACTGGGAGGCCCGGAAGCCGAACGGATACTGAGCCGCGGCCTCGAACGGGAAACTGACCAACGTGTTCAGGAAGAAATTCGTTCTGCTCTACAGGGAAAAAGGGGAGAACCAACTTCCACTGACTAG
- a CDS encoding twin-arginine translocase TatA/TatE family subunit: protein MGKIGIWEIVVVLVVALIVFGPTKLPEIGRAIGKSINEFRKAASDIRKSIDVTGVDLEEDDQGE from the coding sequence TTGGGTAAAATCGGAATATGGGAGATAGTAGTAGTGCTGGTAGTGGCCTTGATTGTCTTTGGTCCAACCAAGTTGCCCGAGATCGGCAGGGCAATAGGAAAAAGCATCAATGAGTTCCGGAAGGCAGCAAGCGATATCAGAAAAAGCATAGATGTTACCGGGGTGGATCTGGAAGAAGACGATCAGGGCGAATAA
- a CDS encoding twin-arginine translocase TatA/TatE family subunit → MLGGKIGPLELVLILAVVLLIFGPGKLPSLAKAIGQSVTELKDGLRGKPKKQAAPETSGEEQEIND, encoded by the coding sequence ATGTTGGGAGGAAAGATTGGCCCGTTGGAACTGGTGTTGATTCTGGCGGTGGTCCTGCTCATATTTGGTCCCGGGAAATTGCCCAGTTTGGCAAAAGCCATTGGTCAAAGCGTTACGGAGCTTAAAGATGGGTTGCGCGGGAAACCAAAAAAACAGGCCGCCCCCGAGACATCGGGTGAAGAACAGGAAATTAACGACTAG
- the tatC gene encoding twin-arginine translocase subunit TatC has translation MNKHRKDSMTVLEHLGELRLRILISAATFIAAAIFCFTRVDYLRYLLVKPGGGMKLFFFSPPEAFMANMRLAAVAGLALAFPVLIYELMAFIFPGLYRHEKKFLLGLTGGAVTLFAGGALFAYYVIVRLVLHFFIQFETERLTPLFNIGDYISFTINLILCCGLFFQLPLAMWILSKIGLITAKTLKRNRKYALLIILVVAAILTPPDIISQILLAIPLQGLYEIGIMVVVFSERKGIKKGAAEEINTPGIGEEYD, from the coding sequence TTGAACAAACACCGTAAAGATTCCATGACGGTATTGGAACATCTGGGAGAATTACGGCTGCGCATTTTAATTTCTGCTGCTACTTTTATTGCGGCTGCCATTTTTTGTTTTACCCGGGTCGACTATCTCCGTTATCTTCTGGTTAAACCCGGCGGGGGCATGAAGCTGTTCTTTTTTTCTCCCCCGGAAGCATTCATGGCCAATATGCGCCTGGCCGCGGTTGCGGGTCTGGCCCTTGCTTTTCCGGTATTGATCTATGAACTGATGGCTTTTATTTTCCCGGGTTTGTACCGTCATGAGAAAAAATTTTTGCTGGGGCTTACGGGTGGTGCGGTAACCCTTTTTGCTGGCGGGGCCCTTTTTGCTTACTATGTTATCGTGCGGTTGGTTCTTCATTTTTTTATTCAATTTGAAACCGAGCGGCTTACACCTTTGTTCAACATCGGTGATTATATATCTTTTACAATAAATTTAATATTGTGTTGTGGCCTTTTCTTTCAGCTGCCGTTGGCGATGTGGATACTGAGTAAAATTGGTTTGATCACCGCAAAGACCTTGAAGCGCAATCGGAAGTACGCCTTGTTGATCATTCTGGTTGTAGCAGCTATTCTCACGCCGCCGGACATCATTTCCCAGATACTTCTGGCCATTCCGTTGCAGGGATTGTACGAAATCGGGATCATGGTCGTGGTATTCTCGGAGAGGAAGGGGATCAAGAAGGGGGCTGCGGAAGAAATCAATACACCCGGAATTGGAGAAGAATATGACTGA